Proteins from a genomic interval of Marmoricola sp. OAE513:
- a CDS encoding MMPL family transporter, whose protein sequence is MERWAEIVLRHRKWVVAFWLVIMASGIAVSQTVTERMTVDFKLPGEPGTKAADLIVANYGNGGHTSPALVSITVKKGETVEQNKAAIHAAFEQLVPDLAKPSKPGEKDAQPVRVVDLTDTVDVTNPAGDPAFTTKDGRTTFAYVFYPFPRDATSVVPTDRIQDSVDASIAKSLPGAKAGVTGIDPLAVGDEQSGPGVLVETLIGAVGALAVLAFVFASLLALLPLLIAAGLDPDDVPAAAPAHLRDRRVLHRAVPGRADRPRCRDRLLADPGHPVA, encoded by the coding sequence ATGGAACGCTGGGCCGAAATCGTCCTCCGCCACCGCAAGTGGGTGGTGGCCTTCTGGTTGGTGATCATGGCGAGCGGCATCGCCGTGTCCCAGACCGTCACCGAGCGGATGACCGTCGACTTCAAGCTGCCCGGTGAGCCCGGCACGAAGGCCGCGGACCTGATCGTCGCGAACTACGGCAACGGCGGGCACACCAGCCCGGCGCTGGTCTCGATCACGGTGAAGAAGGGCGAGACGGTCGAGCAGAACAAGGCCGCCATCCACGCCGCGTTCGAGCAGCTCGTGCCCGACCTCGCGAAGCCGTCGAAGCCCGGCGAGAAGGACGCGCAGCCGGTGCGGGTCGTCGACCTCACCGACACCGTCGACGTCACCAACCCCGCGGGCGACCCGGCGTTCACGACGAAGGACGGTCGCACCACCTTCGCCTACGTGTTCTACCCGTTCCCCCGCGACGCGACCTCGGTCGTGCCCACCGACCGGATCCAGGACTCGGTCGACGCGTCGATCGCGAAGTCCCTCCCGGGGGCGAAGGCCGGCGTGACGGGTATCGACCCGCTGGCCGTCGGCGACGAGCAGTCAGGACCGGGCGTCCTGGTCGAGACGTTGATCGGCGCCGTCGGCGCGCTGGCGGTGCTGGCGTTCGTGTTCGCGTCGTTGCTGGCGCTGCTGCCGCTCCTCATCGCGGCGGGTCTCGATCCTGACGACGTTCCTGCTGCTGCTCCCGCTCACCTACGCGACCGACGTGTCCTTCATCGTGCAGTTCCTGGTCGCGCTGATCGGCCTCGGTGTCGCGATCGACTACTCGCTGATCCTGGTCACCCGGTGGCGTGA
- a CDS encoding maleylpyruvate isomerase family mycothiol-dependent enzyme → MVDLWNVIAAERGALADDLAALTDEQWKARSLCTDWTVRRVVGHLTATARLTPRRFVSSFARSGFSINRFANNEIDKHLGPGNVATLANFRGVQDLTTSPPGPKQSWLGEVIVHAEDIRRPLGIAHTYPGDAVQEVAEFYKTSNALIGTKTRISGLSLMATDADFRHGTGEEVAGPMLSLVMAMTGRSSTCDDLTGPGVETLRSRGR, encoded by the coding sequence ATGGTCGACCTGTGGAACGTGATCGCGGCCGAGCGGGGCGCGCTCGCCGACGACCTCGCCGCTCTCACCGACGAGCAGTGGAAGGCACGCTCCCTCTGCACCGACTGGACCGTGCGCCGGGTGGTGGGTCACCTGACCGCGACCGCACGCCTGACGCCGCGCCGGTTCGTCAGCTCCTTCGCCCGCTCGGGGTTCAGCATCAACCGCTTCGCCAACAACGAGATCGACAAGCACCTCGGTCCGGGCAACGTCGCGACCCTCGCCAACTTCCGCGGTGTCCAGGACCTGACCACCTCTCCGCCCGGACCGAAGCAGTCCTGGCTCGGTGAGGTGATCGTGCACGCCGAGGACATCCGACGACCGCTCGGGATCGCGCACACCTACCCCGGCGACGCCGTGCAGGAGGTCGCCGAGTTCTACAAGACCTCGAACGCTCTGATCGGGACGAAGACCAGGATCTCAGGGTTGTCCCTGATGGCGACCGACGCCGATTTCCGGCACGGTACGGGTGAGGAGGTCGCCGGGCCGATGCTGTCCCTGGTGATGGCCATGACCGGGCGCTCCTCGACGTGCGACGACCTGACCGGCCCCGGGGTGGAGACCCTCCGCTCCCGAGGCCGCTGA
- a CDS encoding sigma-70 family RNA polymerase sigma factor, which produces MHPGPSSHPTATDQELSEQARAGDAEAYAELWRRHEDSARAFAITLAGHAHAQDLVSDAFARVWSAMSRGGGPTQAFRAYLIMTIRHAHVDLIRRDSGTTPVGDLEALDRADHAPGPDERVVESAVMEKALKSLPERWQTVLWLSTVEDASHDQISELLGIKPNAVAALAFRAREGLRHAYFREMEYDHEPEKRSSVRGLVILPLAAFASLSPDALGRYVDSLPLLSPRPPQGWSSGATVGAGVAVTATVAAVAALALGLGGPGTDFQAPARPTRAAPTAAVTAPPVTTPPVTTPPRATARTTSTPTSASAAALRTDGPVRLARPVPVSISGTASRWTHLEFPIKGAAGAVQVRVEVTGAGATFVHREPSAGGWRCRGVRQHVVCSSHVVPPAEVTRFALDVAPDARPVLVEVRVRRTGEKRWSSARTTEVASSTTPDGRLGRERNHDQEGNG; this is translated from the coding sequence ATGCACCCCGGCCCCTCGAGTCACCCGACCGCCACCGACCAGGAGCTCTCCGAGCAGGCCCGCGCCGGCGACGCCGAGGCGTACGCCGAGCTGTGGCGCCGCCACGAGGACTCCGCCCGCGCCTTCGCGATCACGCTCGCCGGGCACGCCCACGCCCAGGACTTGGTGAGCGACGCGTTCGCGCGGGTGTGGTCGGCGATGTCGCGCGGCGGCGGACCGACCCAGGCGTTCCGTGCGTACCTGATCATGACGATCCGGCACGCGCACGTGGACCTGATACGTCGCGACTCGGGGACCACGCCGGTCGGTGACCTGGAGGCCCTCGACCGTGCCGACCACGCTCCCGGCCCGGACGAGCGGGTCGTCGAGAGCGCGGTGATGGAGAAGGCGCTCAAGTCGCTGCCCGAGCGGTGGCAGACGGTGCTCTGGCTCTCCACGGTGGAGGACGCCTCGCACGACCAGATCAGCGAGCTGCTCGGCATCAAGCCCAACGCCGTCGCCGCGCTCGCCTTCCGGGCGCGCGAGGGACTGCGGCACGCGTACTTCCGCGAGATGGAGTACGACCACGAGCCCGAGAAGCGGTCGAGCGTGCGAGGGCTGGTGATCCTCCCGCTCGCGGCGTTCGCCAGCCTCTCCCCCGACGCGTTGGGCCGGTACGTCGACAGCCTGCCGCTGCTGTCACCCCGGCCTCCGCAGGGCTGGTCGTCGGGCGCGACGGTCGGCGCCGGCGTCGCGGTGACCGCCACCGTCGCCGCGGTGGCTGCCCTCGCGCTCGGGCTCGGCGGGCCCGGGACGGACTTCCAGGCACCTGCCCGGCCGACGCGGGCGGCTCCGACCGCCGCCGTCACGGCCCCGCCCGTCACTACACCGCCCGTCACTACCCCGCCCAGGGCGACTGCCCGGACGACGAGCACGCCGACGAGCGCCTCGGCCGCTGCTCTCCGGACCGACGGGCCGGTCCGACTGGCCCGTCCCGTCCCGGTCTCGATCTCCGGGACCGCGTCTCGGTGGACCCACCTGGAATTCCCGATCAAGGGTGCTGCCGGCGCGGTCCAGGTCCGTGTCGAGGTGACCGGTGCCGGTGCGACCTTCGTCCACCGGGAGCCCTCCGCCGGCGGTTGGCGCTGCCGAGGGGTGCGGCAGCACGTCGTCTGCTCGAGCCACGTCGTCCCACCGGCCGAGGTCACCCGCTTCGCGCTCGACGTGGCACCCGACGCACGGCCGGTCCTCGTCGAGGTCCGCGTCCGCCGTACCGGGGAGAAACGCTGGAGTTCCGCACGCACCACGGAGGTCGCGTCATCGACCACCCCCGACGGGCGTCTGGGCCGGGAAAGGAATCACGACCAGGAAGGGAACGGGTGA
- a CDS encoding sigma-70 family RNA polymerase sigma factor — translation MRNTIAWDDLDDVRIIVALRERLDPAGVDVLYRRHSESARRCARVLAGPDNVDDLVSTAFTKVLGMIRAGKGPDRNVGAYLNAAVRSAHFDLVRREIRQRRLIEEELRRQVPDEAEMPGPDVEPADHLVDLRRAFGALPERWQRVLWWSEVEDRSAAWIGERLDLTPNAVGALAFRARRGLRVAHLQQSGQRDPWD, via the coding sequence ATGAGGAACACCATCGCCTGGGACGATCTCGACGACGTCCGGATCATCGTCGCGCTGCGGGAACGTCTCGACCCGGCCGGGGTCGACGTGCTCTACCGCCGGCACTCCGAGAGCGCGCGGCGCTGCGCGCGCGTCCTCGCCGGCCCCGACAACGTCGACGACCTCGTCTCGACTGCGTTCACCAAGGTGCTCGGCATGATCCGCGCCGGGAAGGGGCCTGACCGCAACGTCGGTGCCTACCTCAACGCCGCGGTCCGGTCCGCGCACTTCGACCTCGTGCGGCGCGAGATCCGGCAGCGGCGGCTGATCGAGGAGGAGCTCCGTCGGCAGGTCCCCGACGAGGCCGAGATGCCCGGGCCCGACGTGGAGCCGGCCGATCACCTCGTCGACCTGCGCCGCGCTTTCGGTGCTCTGCCGGAGCGGTGGCAACGGGTGCTGTGGTGGTCGGAGGTCGAGGACCGGAGTGCCGCCTGGATCGGGGAGCGGCTCGACCTCACGCCCAACGCGGTCGGTGCGCTGGCCTTCCGGGCCCGGCGCGGGCTGCGTGTCGCCCACCTGCAGCAGTCCGGCCAGCGGGATCCCTGGGACTAG
- a CDS encoding lipase family protein — translation MPRTLRRTSGLLAASLTLLGSALVAAPAPSVAEVAVDFYTPPTSLAGAVPGDVVKEEHTVVKAEPTGLIGVPVTARRMMYVSTNRAGEAVAVTGTVLTPVARWSGRGERPVVGYAVGTQGLADRCAPSKQMALGTEYEMPFIELMLAKGWSLVITDYPGLGTPGDHPYVQRVDLGHAVLDAVRAARNLSTGGVSRTAPVVISGYSEGGTAAAGALELQPTYAPDVQPVAGFVGAAAADFVMLAHHLEGNLQSFLLGYTTIGLRVSRPDLPIDSSLSAYGKQRFARLNDTCIPDAIATQQYFPTRKMTTDGSTIEELTARPEFAAALADMKLGRTAPTVPVMLGHSVLDEVLPYRQAVNLNRDWCARGGQVKFVPTLVPEHIGGSIGLYPAAVTFLDDRLKGKPFVSTCR, via the coding sequence ATGCCTCGGACCCTGCGACGCACGAGCGGCCTTCTCGCCGCCTCCCTGACGCTCCTCGGGAGCGCGCTCGTTGCAGCGCCGGCACCCTCGGTCGCCGAGGTCGCGGTCGACTTCTACACGCCTCCGACCTCGTTGGCCGGCGCCGTGCCCGGCGACGTGGTCAAGGAGGAGCACACGGTCGTCAAGGCCGAGCCCACCGGCCTGATCGGTGTGCCGGTCACCGCTCGCCGGATGATGTACGTCAGCACCAACCGTGCCGGCGAAGCCGTCGCGGTCACCGGCACCGTCCTCACCCCGGTCGCCCGCTGGAGCGGTCGGGGCGAGCGCCCCGTCGTCGGGTACGCCGTGGGGACCCAGGGCCTCGCCGACCGCTGCGCGCCCTCGAAGCAGATGGCACTCGGGACCGAGTACGAGATGCCGTTCATCGAGCTGATGCTCGCGAAGGGCTGGTCGCTGGTGATCACCGACTATCCCGGTCTCGGAACGCCCGGTGACCACCCGTACGTCCAGCGGGTCGACCTCGGCCACGCGGTCCTCGACGCGGTCCGCGCCGCGCGCAACCTGAGCACCGGTGGCGTCAGCCGTACGGCGCCCGTCGTCATCTCCGGGTACTCCGAGGGCGGCACCGCAGCGGCCGGCGCGCTCGAGCTCCAGCCGACGTACGCACCGGACGTGCAGCCGGTCGCCGGGTTCGTGGGGGCTGCCGCCGCCGACTTCGTGATGCTCGCGCACCACCTCGAGGGCAACCTGCAGTCCTTCCTGCTCGGTTACACCACGATCGGCCTGCGGGTGAGCCGGCCCGACCTGCCGATCGACTCCTCCCTGTCGGCGTACGGGAAGCAGCGGTTCGCCCGGCTGAACGACACCTGCATCCCGGACGCGATCGCGACCCAGCAGTACTTCCCCACCCGGAAGATGACGACCGACGGCAGCACCATCGAGGAGCTCACCGCCCGGCCCGAGTTCGCCGCCGCGCTCGCGGACATGAAGCTCGGCCGGACCGCGCCGACGGTGCCGGTGATGCTCGGGCACAGCGTGCTCGACGAGGTCCTGCCCTACCGGCAGGCGGTGAACCTGAATCGTGACTGGTGCGCGCGGGGCGGGCAGGTGAAGTTCGTGCCGACCCTGGTCCCCGAGCACATCGGCGGATCGATCGGCCTGTACCCCGCGGCCGTGACGTTCCTCGACGACCGGTTGAAGGGCAAGCCGTTCGTGAGCACCTGCCGGTGA
- a CDS encoding sigma-70 family RNA polymerase sigma factor: MDQTQDARRAAFEQVVGEVVEPLRRFLARRTDPSTADDVLGDVLLVLWRRLDGLPSDPLPWAYGVARNCLANAERGARRQRRLANRIAIVDPPVEVAPTDEADERVREALAAMSEREAELLRLWAWEQLAPAEIATVLGISANAASIRLHRARGKFKQQLRKIDEVTGHEGPKGANDD; encoded by the coding sequence GTGGACCAGACCCAGGACGCGCGACGTGCTGCGTTCGAGCAGGTCGTCGGCGAGGTCGTCGAGCCGCTGCGGAGGTTCCTCGCGCGGCGTACCGACCCGTCGACGGCCGACGACGTGCTCGGCGACGTCCTCCTCGTGCTCTGGCGACGCCTCGACGGGCTCCCCTCCGACCCGCTCCCGTGGGCGTACGGCGTCGCCCGCAACTGTCTGGCGAACGCCGAGCGCGGTGCACGTCGGCAACGGCGGCTGGCGAACCGGATCGCGATCGTCGACCCGCCTGTCGAGGTGGCGCCGACCGACGAGGCCGACGAACGGGTGCGCGAAGCGCTCGCCGCGATGAGTGAGCGCGAGGCGGAGCTGCTCCGGCTGTGGGCCTGGGAGCAGCTGGCGCCGGCCGAGATCGCCACCGTGCTCGGCATCAGCGCGAACGCCGCGAGCATCCGGCTGCACCGGGCGCGGGGGAAGTTCAAGCAGCAGCTGCGAAAGATCGACGAGGTCACCGGACATGAAGGACCGAAGGGAGCGAACGATGACTGA
- a CDS encoding GatB/YqeY domain-containing protein — MLALDVEITTLNAMETSLVERLRADLTQAMRDRDRDVAQVLRTVLSAIANDEAQPVGDAELPLVEGPIAGAVHGLGAAEVARRLLTEEDVRGIVDGERAERLNAAADLDGHGQVHAADALRAAAAVLDRYLA, encoded by the coding sequence ATGCTCGCCCTGGATGTCGAGATCACTACCCTCAACGCCATGGAGACCAGCCTCGTCGAGCGCCTGCGCGCCGACCTGACCCAGGCGATGCGCGACCGCGACCGGGACGTCGCCCAGGTGTTGCGTACGGTGCTCTCCGCCATCGCCAATGACGAGGCACAACCGGTAGGCGACGCGGAGCTGCCTCTGGTCGAAGGCCCGATCGCCGGAGCGGTCCACGGCCTCGGCGCCGCTGAGGTCGCGCGTCGCCTCCTCACCGAGGAGGACGTGCGCGGCATCGTGGACGGCGAGCGGGCCGAGCGGCTCAACGCCGCCGCCGACCTCGATGGGCACGGTCAGGTGCATGCGGCCGATGCACTGCGTGCGGCAGCTGCCGTACTCGACCGCTACCTCGCCTGA
- a CDS encoding response regulator transcription factor: MSETISVLLVDDHPVVRTGLAGLLGAVADLDVVGEAADGVQAQELARTLAPAVILMDISMPGTDGIEATRRILDDGYSGAVVMLTSFSDKARVTEALTAGAVGYLLKDCEPDEVVAAIRSAAEGHTPLDPRVAGALLPSRRTEPGAELSAREREVLDLVAEGLANKQIARRLGITERTVKVHLGNVFRRIGVADRTSAALWARANLRP, from the coding sequence GTGAGCGAGACGATCTCCGTGCTGCTCGTGGACGACCACCCCGTCGTCCGCACCGGCCTCGCCGGCCTGCTCGGCGCTGTCGCCGATCTCGACGTCGTCGGCGAAGCGGCCGACGGCGTGCAGGCCCAGGAGCTGGCGCGAACGCTCGCCCCGGCGGTGATCCTGATGGACATCTCGATGCCCGGAACTGACGGCATCGAGGCGACCCGCCGGATCCTCGACGACGGGTACTCCGGCGCCGTGGTCATGCTGACCTCGTTCTCCGACAAGGCCCGGGTGACCGAGGCGCTGACGGCCGGCGCCGTGGGTTACCTGCTCAAGGACTGCGAGCCCGACGAGGTGGTCGCCGCGATCCGGTCCGCCGCCGAGGGTCACACCCCGTTGGACCCGCGAGTGGCGGGCGCGCTGCTGCCGTCCCGCCGTACCGAGCCTGGCGCGGAGCTGAGCGCCCGGGAGCGTGAGGTGCTCGACCTGGTGGCCGAGGGGTTGGCGAACAAGCAGATCGCACGTCGCCTCGGGATCACCGAGCGCACGGTCAAGGTGCACCTCGGCAACGTCTTCCGCCGGATCGGCGTGGCCGACCGGACCAGTGCCGCGCTCTGGGCCCGCGCCAACCTGCGCCCCTGA
- a CDS encoding histidine kinase gives MTSDPPDARAPEGGVHDGATRKLSGRAPWVVVAQRRGDLDGDVPAPRRIVLTVAGIALLVLVAVSVLGVFAARTLAERQSVNDAANTADLLAEAVVQPALQNGIVTGDPAALASLQEALEDYLSSSSLMRVKLWSRDGRIVYSDEPRLIGRQFTLDEEEREVFVHPRTTAEVSDLEEPENVYERGQGKLLEAYRPVWTPDGTPMLFEFYSPYDEVDQRTSQLWRGFAGVTVSSLLVFTALMIPLLWQLLTRVRGAQRQREALLERAVDASADERRRIAGTLHDGVVQELAGASFAVSGAASRAEGLGDEQLGTELRGAADTLRLSIGGLRTLLVDIYPETLESAGLVEVLRDLSTTLRSRDIDVHLELPKSDLGLGAEADRLVFRIVHECFQNVRRHSGAQNVWLRLAGTEGSGAVVEIADDGIGFDAEAVLGHPEEGHFGLRVLADLASASGAELAVSSAPGAGCRWRLTL, from the coding sequence ATGACCAGCGATCCTCCGGACGCGCGCGCCCCTGAGGGCGGCGTCCACGACGGCGCCACCCGGAAGCTCTCCGGGCGGGCGCCGTGGGTTGTGGTCGCGCAGCGGCGCGGCGACCTCGACGGTGACGTGCCCGCACCGCGCCGGATCGTGCTCACCGTGGCCGGCATCGCCCTGCTCGTCCTGGTCGCCGTCAGCGTCCTCGGTGTCTTCGCCGCTCGGACGCTCGCGGAGCGGCAGTCGGTCAACGACGCTGCGAACACTGCCGATCTGCTCGCCGAAGCCGTCGTGCAACCCGCCCTGCAGAACGGCATCGTCACGGGCGACCCGGCCGCGCTCGCGAGCTTGCAGGAAGCCCTCGAGGACTACCTCTCCTCCTCGTCGCTGATGAGGGTGAAGCTGTGGTCCCGCGACGGGAGGATCGTCTACTCCGACGAGCCTCGGCTGATCGGACGGCAGTTCACCCTGGACGAGGAGGAGCGCGAGGTCTTCGTCCACCCGCGCACCACGGCCGAGGTCTCCGACCTCGAGGAACCGGAGAACGTCTACGAACGCGGGCAGGGCAAGCTGCTCGAGGCCTACCGCCCGGTGTGGACGCCCGACGGCACCCCGATGCTGTTCGAGTTCTACTCGCCGTACGACGAGGTCGACCAGCGCACCTCGCAGCTGTGGCGCGGGTTCGCGGGCGTGACGGTCAGCAGCCTGCTGGTGTTCACCGCGCTGATGATCCCCCTGCTCTGGCAGCTGCTCACCCGGGTCCGTGGAGCTCAGCGGCAGCGTGAGGCCCTGCTGGAGCGCGCGGTCGACGCGTCGGCCGACGAGCGCCGGCGGATCGCCGGCACGCTGCACGACGGAGTCGTCCAGGAGCTGGCCGGCGCTTCCTTCGCCGTGAGTGGCGCGGCGTCGCGGGCCGAGGGACTCGGTGACGAGCAGCTCGGTACGGAGCTCCGCGGCGCGGCCGACACCCTCCGGCTCAGCATCGGCGGACTGCGCACGCTGCTCGTCGACATCTATCCCGAGACGCTCGAGTCGGCCGGGCTCGTCGAGGTGCTGCGCGACCTCTCCACGACGTTGCGCTCGCGCGACATCGACGTGCACCTCGAACTGCCCAAGTCCGACCTCGGCCTGGGCGCGGAGGCGGACCGGCTCGTCTTCCGGATCGTGCACGAGTGCTTCCAGAACGTACGCCGGCACTCAGGAGCCCAGAACGTGTGGCTCCGGCTCGCGGGGACCGAGGGGTCCGGTGCCGTGGTCGAGATCGCGGACGACGGCATCGGCTTCGACGCCGAGGCCGTCCTGGGGCACCCCGAGGAAGGCCACTTCGGGCTGCGCGTGCTCGCCGACCTGGCCAGCGCGTCGGGCGCCGAGCTGGCCGTGTCGTCCGCGCCGGGTGCCGGGTGTCGGTGGAGGCTGACGCTGTGA
- a CDS encoding FBP domain-containing protein: MEPITEAEARASFVNCSKGDAKRLNIPLDLDERPWADLDFLGWVDPKAPMQSCLVVPTEEHGLVGLVLRRNTSAGGRRAKMCSLCTTTHSGQGVSLMVAARAGKSGRDGNTVGLDICAELECSAYARGLRSAPAMSTAHETLLPEQKVERLQRNLLEFVRRVLRD; encoded by the coding sequence GTGGAACCGATCACCGAAGCCGAGGCACGAGCGTCGTTCGTCAACTGCTCGAAAGGCGACGCGAAGCGGCTGAACATCCCGCTCGATCTCGACGAGCGCCCGTGGGCCGACCTGGACTTCCTCGGGTGGGTGGACCCGAAGGCGCCGATGCAGAGCTGTCTGGTCGTGCCCACCGAGGAGCACGGCCTGGTCGGTCTGGTGCTCCGTCGCAACACCAGCGCCGGCGGACGCCGCGCCAAGATGTGCTCGCTGTGCACCACGACGCACTCGGGTCAGGGCGTCTCGTTGATGGTCGCCGCCCGTGCCGGAAAGTCGGGGCGCGACGGCAACACGGTGGGCCTGGACATCTGCGCGGAGCTGGAGTGCTCGGCGTACGCGCGAGGACTGCGGTCGGCTCCGGCCATGAGCACGGCGCACGAGACGTTGCTGCCCGAGCAGAAGGTCGAGCGTCTGCAGCGCAACCTGCTCGAGTTCGTCCGTCGGGTGCTGCGGGACTGA
- a CDS encoding RNA polymerase sigma factor — protein sequence MGRPVDPLDDVVKRMLRGDDEAFRIVYRTIQPRLERYLSGLVGVSDAEDVASDTWAQACRDMSSFKGDADGFRGWITTIGRHRALDHLRAKGRRPQSAGPIEEFPDRPADDDVEATVAALVSTADAIELISSLPTEQSEAVLLRAVMGLDAKTAAKILGRSPGAVRTAAYRGLKTLAERSDRPSSDKSGGTTAEEVR from the coding sequence GTGGGCCGACCCGTTGATCCTCTCGACGACGTCGTCAAGCGCATGCTGCGCGGTGACGACGAGGCCTTCAGGATCGTCTACCGCACGATCCAGCCCCGCCTCGAGCGCTACCTTTCCGGCCTCGTCGGAGTGAGCGACGCCGAGGACGTCGCCTCGGACACCTGGGCGCAGGCATGCCGGGACATGAGCTCCTTCAAGGGAGATGCCGACGGTTTCCGCGGCTGGATCACGACCATCGGCCGGCACCGCGCGCTGGACCACCTGCGCGCCAAGGGGCGACGGCCCCAGTCGGCCGGACCGATCGAGGAATTCCCGGACCGGCCGGCGGACGACGACGTCGAAGCCACCGTCGCCGCCCTGGTCTCCACCGCAGACGCCATCGAGCTGATCTCCTCGCTCCCCACCGAGCAGTCCGAGGCGGTGCTCCTGCGCGCCGTGATGGGACTGGACGCCAAGACCGCAGCCAAGATCCTGGGACGGAGCCCCGGTGCCGTCCGTACCGCCGCCTACCGTGGTCTGAAGACGCTCGCGGAGCGATCTGACAGGCCGTCCAGTGACAAATCTGGTGGAACGACCGCTGAGGAGGTGAGATGA
- a CDS encoding prepilin peptidase, whose amino-acid sequence MTRQDLRRRRNTWPGASPDEYPELGPHPLSPDHAQLLTAAALAGLLGLLVGSFLNVVAHRVPRGKSVVHPPSACPHCGNAIRNRHNVPVLGWLILRGRCFDCQEPISVRYPLVELGTGLIFAGIGARFADEPRLLAAYLAFTALAVALALIDLDVRRLPNALVLPAYPVLAGLLLIGWDGHALWRAGVAGASLFAFYFLVAMLAPGAMGFGDVKLAGVVGGMLGYLSWGAFLTGAFGAFVLGSLVGIGLLVTGRAGRKTAVPFGPFMLAAAVASVLGAGGLGEAYLRSLGL is encoded by the coding sequence ATCACGCGTCAAGATCTTCGACGAAGGCGGAACACCTGGCCCGGGGCATCGCCAGATGAGTATCCTGAACTGGGACCACACCCGCTGAGCCCCGACCATGCCCAGCTCCTCACCGCCGCAGCTCTCGCCGGGCTCCTCGGCCTGCTGGTGGGGTCATTCCTCAACGTCGTCGCGCACCGAGTCCCGCGCGGGAAGTCAGTCGTGCACCCACCCTCGGCGTGCCCGCACTGCGGCAACGCGATCCGGAACCGGCACAACGTCCCAGTCCTCGGGTGGCTCATCCTGCGCGGACGCTGCTTCGACTGCCAGGAGCCGATCAGCGTCCGCTATCCCCTGGTCGAGCTCGGCACGGGTCTGATCTTCGCCGGCATCGGCGCGAGGTTCGCCGACGAGCCGCGGCTGCTGGCGGCGTACCTGGCCTTCACGGCCCTCGCGGTCGCGCTCGCCCTGATCGACCTCGACGTCCGCCGGCTCCCCAACGCCCTGGTGCTGCCGGCGTACCCGGTGCTGGCCGGGCTGCTGCTGATCGGCTGGGACGGCCACGCGCTCTGGCGCGCGGGCGTCGCAGGAGCGTCCCTTTTCGCGTTCTACTTCCTCGTCGCGATGCTGGCCCCGGGAGCGATGGGGTTCGGCGACGTCAAGCTGGCCGGGGTCGTCGGCGGGATGCTCGGCTACCTGTCCTGGGGAGCGTTCCTGACGGGAGCGTTCGGCGCGTTCGTGCTCGGCTCGCTGGTCGGCATCGGGCTCTTGGTCACCGGCAGGGCAGGGCGCAAGACGGCGGTGCCGTTCGGACCGTTCATGCTGGCAGCGGCCGTCGCATCGGTCCTGGGCGCAGGCGGCCTCGGGGAGGCCTACCTCAGGTCACTGGGACTGTGA
- a CDS encoding prepilin-type N-terminal cleavage/methylation domain-containing protein has product MRRRSGRTSDDQSGFSLIELIITVSIVGFIVAALANVVVVYLRTTTATEARLTQSQDVQLVAAYWQRDVASVGLRDSYDTTSKTFPLLPSINTPTPAACQLAGTRVISLAWSRYGSLDSLAPTTTISVSYYAQQDGQVYDLIRVRCDAGVMHGPRAKVASNLKAVPVPSCGVPCTGVPGSAGGPNYVDLPLSVMDPDDKNSSSYEITLTGELRQS; this is encoded by the coding sequence GTGAGGCGGCGGAGCGGTCGGACCTCAGACGATCAGTCTGGCTTCTCGTTAATCGAACTGATCATCACCGTATCTATCGTTGGCTTCATCGTGGCCGCACTCGCGAACGTGGTTGTCGTGTATTTGCGGACGACAACCGCCACGGAGGCGCGGCTTACCCAATCCCAGGATGTGCAGCTCGTGGCGGCTTACTGGCAACGCGACGTCGCCAGCGTCGGCCTGCGTGATAGTTACGACACAACCAGCAAAACTTTCCCTCTGCTTCCCTCGATCAACACACCGACTCCTGCTGCATGTCAGCTGGCAGGGACTCGCGTGATTTCTCTGGCTTGGAGCAGGTACGGGTCGCTGGACTCGCTCGCACCGACGACAACGATCAGCGTCAGCTACTACGCCCAGCAGGACGGCCAGGTCTACGACCTGATCCGCGTGCGATGCGACGCGGGGGTCATGCACGGGCCCCGAGCGAAAGTGGCCAGCAACCTGAAGGCGGTCCCTGTGCCAAGCTGCGGCGTGCCCTGCACCGGGGTCCCAGGATCTGCTGGCGGACCGAACTATGTGGACCTCCCGCTCTCGGTGATGGATCCCGACGATAAGAACAGCTCGAGCTACGAAATCACGCTTACCGGTGAATTGAGGCAGTCATGA